The Mytilus edulis unplaced genomic scaffold, xbMytEdul2.2 SCAFFOLD_1085, whole genome shotgun sequence genome contains the following window.
ATGTGTCTGGTCGAAGTAGAAAAGTCAGCTAAGGTAAGAACTCTCTATCATGACAGATTGTCAATAGCTGGTAACTGTAGAATGTGTCTGGTCGAAATAGAAAAGTCGGCTAAGGTAAGAACTCTCTATCATGACAGATTGTCAATAGCTGGTAACTGTAGAATGTGTCTGGTCGAAATAGAAAAGTCGGCTAAGGTAAGAACTCTCTATCATGACAGATTGTCAATAGCTGGTAACTGTAGAATGTGTCTGGTCGAAGTAGAAAAGTCGGATAAGGTAAGAACTCTCTATCATGACAGATTGTCAATAGCTGGTAACTGTAGAATGTGTCTGGTCGAAGTAGAAAAGTCGGCTAAGGTAAGAACTCTCTATCATGACAGATTGTCAATAGCTGGTAACTGTAGAATGTGTCTGGTCGAAGTAGAAAAGTCGGCTAAGGTAAGATCTTtctgtatattttgtttaattggtTTTCTCTGCAAAACAAAATCTGTCATCGACaccactttttagctcacctgaccatcacttggcgtccggcatcCGTCTTCCTtatacttttacaaaatcttctcctctgaaactactgggccaaatttaaccaaacttggccacaatcatcattggtatttctattttaaaaaaattgttggtTGACCcttccaaccaaccaagatggcagccatggctataaatagaacatagggataaaatgtagattttggcttataactctgaaaccaaagcatttagagcaaatctgacatgggggtaaaattgtctattaggtcaagatctttctgccctgaaaatttcagacaaatcagacaacccgttgttgggttgctgcccctggatTAGtaattcagtgttctccccagaaattttggatagcatcacattttgcgtaaataaaaataattgtatttttttaatttcgtttgTCGCGTCACGTTGATGCTCTATTTCTttaatatgttttagtttatattgttcaattcatga
Protein-coding sequences here:
- the LOC139504947 gene encoding uncharacterized protein, whose amino-acid sequence is MLKLWPLSRVLVTRTSGAIFARTNTTAQDKVEVFVDDKQVFVAPGTTVLQACAEAGVEIPRFCYHDRLSIAGNCRMCLVEVEKSAKVRTLYHDRLSIAGNCRMCLVEIEKSAKVRTLYHDRLSIAGNCRMCLVEIEKSAKVRTLYHDRLSIAGNCRMCLVEVEKSDKVRTLYHDRLSIAGNCRMCLVEVEKSAKVRTLYHDRLSIAGNCRMCLVEVEKSAKVRSFCIFCLIGFLCKTKSVIDTTF